A single genomic interval of Scylla paramamosain isolate STU-SP2022 chromosome 4, ASM3559412v1, whole genome shotgun sequence harbors:
- the LOC135099857 gene encoding galactose-3-O-sulfotransferase 3-like isoform X1, whose translation MAQESQLPLACRLRLSVRMVAVAVTVLCGFAMLKNQTLHSSGPSRLELKTCSPRNNVAFLKTHKCASSAIQNILFRYGDKHNLHFALPDFGNHLGGRRTFKAAMVRSSPLNKVTPNIFAIHTKWDHAEVKKVMPEDTIFFTIVREPTALFHSLFVYSNFHEITGLTLQEYVKRVPADSGRIKGVFGYNQMSWDFGIPLEDMNNLSAIHELVRRADEQFGLVLVMERMDESLVLLAEYLCWELSDVLVLRVNSLKDKFKPSISEEALQALQQKLAPDYLLYNHFLERFNQQVEDFGRARMAAAVARLQELMALLVSKCNFIKKGASELRGGQKPWSYKVSVQGEGSSSHLAPAREIFHRVVLQVDGIESGGGGGCDVYTLAEIQYIDVLRKKQQRTIA comes from the exons ATGGCGCAGGAATCGCAGCTGCCACTAGCGTGTCGCCTCAGGCTCAGCGTCAGGATGGTGGCGGTAGCGGTAACGGTGCTGTGCGGCTTTGCCATGCTCAAGAATCAGACGCTGCACTCTTCagg GCCGTCCAGGCTGGAGCTCAAGACCTGCTCGCCGAGGAACAACGTCGCCTttctcaaaacacacaagtgtGCGTCCTCCGCCATTCAA AATATTCTCTTCCGCTATGGCGACAAACATAACCTCCACTTCGCACTGCCGGACTTTGGAAACCACCTTGGAGGAAGACGAACTTTTAAGGCTGCTATGGTGCGTTCCTCGCCGCTCAACAAGGTGACACCCAATATCTTCGCCATTCACACCAAGTGGGACCACGCGGAG GTGAAAAAAGTGATGCCTGAGGACACCATCTTCTTCACCATTGTCAGGGAACCCACAGCTCTCTTCCACTCGCTTTTCGTTTACTCCAATTTTCATGAg ATAACGGGTTTAACTCTGCAAGAGTACGTGAAGAGAGTGCCCGCTGACTCGGGCAGAATAAAAGGCGTCTTTGGCTACAATCAGATGTCATGGGACTTCGGGATTCCGCTGGAGGATATGAACAACCTTAGTGCCATCCatgaactg GTGCGGCGGGCCGATGAGCAGTTCGgactggtgctggtgatggaaagGATGGATGAGTCGCTAGTGCTGCTGGCCGAGTACTTGTGCTGGGAGCTGAGCGACGTGCTGGTGCTGAGGGTTAACTCCCTCAAGGACAAG TTCAAACCTTCCATCAGTGAGGAGGCACTGCAGGCACTCCAGCAGAAGCTCGCCCCGGACTACCTGCTGTACAACCACTTTCTGGAGAGGTTCAACCAGCAGGTGGAGGATTTTGGACGGGCCAGGATGGCAGCAGCGGTGGCCAGGCTGCAGGAGCTGATGGCACTGCTTGTCAGCAAGTGTAACTTCATCAAGAAGGGAGCCTCGGAGCTCAGAGGGGGGCAGAAGCCGTGGTCATATAAGGTGAGTGTGCAGGGCGAGGGAAGCTCTTCCCACCTGGCGCCTGCCCGTGAAATATTTCACAGAGTGGTTTTGCAGGTGGACGGAATcgagagtggagggggaggaggctgTGACGTATATACTCTCGCTGAGATACAGTACATCGATGTGCTGAGGAAGAAGCAACAGAGGACCATAGCATAA
- the LOC135099857 gene encoding galactose-3-O-sulfotransferase 3-like isoform X2, translating into MAQESQLPLACRLRLSVRMVAVAVTVLCGFAMLKNQTLHSSGPSRLELKTCSPRNNVAFLKTHKCASSAIQNILFRYGDKHNLHFALPDFGNHLGGRRTFKAAMVRSSPLNKVTPNIFAIHTKWDHAEVKKVMPEDTIFFTIVREPTALFHSLFVYSNFHEITGLTLQEYVKRVPADSGRIKGVFGYNQMSWDFGIPLEDMNNLSAIHELVRRADEQFGLVLVMERMDESLVLLAEYLCWELSDVLVLRVNSLKDKFKPSISEEALQALQQKLAPDYLLYNHFLERFNQQVEDFGRARMAAAVARLQELMALLVSKCNFIKKGASELRGGQKPWSYKVDGIESGGGGGCDVYTLAEIQYIDVLRKKQQRTIA; encoded by the exons ATGGCGCAGGAATCGCAGCTGCCACTAGCGTGTCGCCTCAGGCTCAGCGTCAGGATGGTGGCGGTAGCGGTAACGGTGCTGTGCGGCTTTGCCATGCTCAAGAATCAGACGCTGCACTCTTCagg GCCGTCCAGGCTGGAGCTCAAGACCTGCTCGCCGAGGAACAACGTCGCCTttctcaaaacacacaagtgtGCGTCCTCCGCCATTCAA AATATTCTCTTCCGCTATGGCGACAAACATAACCTCCACTTCGCACTGCCGGACTTTGGAAACCACCTTGGAGGAAGACGAACTTTTAAGGCTGCTATGGTGCGTTCCTCGCCGCTCAACAAGGTGACACCCAATATCTTCGCCATTCACACCAAGTGGGACCACGCGGAG GTGAAAAAAGTGATGCCTGAGGACACCATCTTCTTCACCATTGTCAGGGAACCCACAGCTCTCTTCCACTCGCTTTTCGTTTACTCCAATTTTCATGAg ATAACGGGTTTAACTCTGCAAGAGTACGTGAAGAGAGTGCCCGCTGACTCGGGCAGAATAAAAGGCGTCTTTGGCTACAATCAGATGTCATGGGACTTCGGGATTCCGCTGGAGGATATGAACAACCTTAGTGCCATCCatgaactg GTGCGGCGGGCCGATGAGCAGTTCGgactggtgctggtgatggaaagGATGGATGAGTCGCTAGTGCTGCTGGCCGAGTACTTGTGCTGGGAGCTGAGCGACGTGCTGGTGCTGAGGGTTAACTCCCTCAAGGACAAG TTCAAACCTTCCATCAGTGAGGAGGCACTGCAGGCACTCCAGCAGAAGCTCGCCCCGGACTACCTGCTGTACAACCACTTTCTGGAGAGGTTCAACCAGCAGGTGGAGGATTTTGGACGGGCCAGGATGGCAGCAGCGGTGGCCAGGCTGCAGGAGCTGATGGCACTGCTTGTCAGCAAGTGTAACTTCATCAAGAAGGGAGCCTCGGAGCTCAGAGGGGGGCAGAAGCCGTGGTCATATAAG GTGGACGGAATcgagagtggagggggaggaggctgTGACGTATATACTCTCGCTGAGATACAGTACATCGATGTGCTGAGGAAGAAGCAACAGAGGACCATAGCATAA